From the Erythrolamprus reginae isolate rEryReg1 chromosome Z, rEryReg1.hap1, whole genome shotgun sequence genome, one window contains:
- the LOC139154826 gene encoding cathelicidin-related peptide Oh-Cath-like encodes MTTAWALLLLLGLAAAAPQTQVLTYEQAIASAVNLYNQQQPSKFAFRLLEAEPKPDWDPSSASPQALKFSVKETVCPSASPSQNPTQCNFKPDGLDKDCTGIYVAQQQPQIHSVQCEDFDQQLTRIPRRRLWKFAKIAGRVALALLG; translated from the exons ATGACCACTGCTTGGGCTCTCCTGCTGCTCCTGGGCTTGGCCGCCGCAGCCCCCCAGACACAGGTCCTGACCTACGAGCAGGCCATCGCCTCGGCCGTGAACCTCTACAACCAGCAGCAACCCTCCAAATTTGCCTTCCGCCTGCTGGAGGCTGAACCCAAGCCGGACTGG GACCCCAGCAGCGCATCCCCCCAGGCGCTGAAGTTCTCCGTCAAAGAGACTGTGTGTCCCTCCGCCTCACCAAGCCAGAACCCGACCCAGTGCAACTTCAAGCCAGATGGG CTGGATAAAGATTGTACCGGAATCTACGTGGCACAACAACAACCCCAGATTCACAGCGTCCAGTGTGAGGACTTTGACCAACAG CTGACCCGGATCCCCAGACGTCGCTTGTGGAAATTCGCAAAGATTGCAGGTCGTGTGGCGCTCGCCCTGCTTGGATAA
- the LOC139154535 gene encoding cathelicidin antimicrobial peptide-like: MAAAWALLLLLALAAATPQTPVLTYEQAIASAVTLYNQQRPSEFAFRLVEAEPKPDWDPNSATPQELRFSVRETVCPSSTGQNPIQCNFKADGLDKDCTGIYVAQQQPQIQSVQCEDFDQQVVKECSGISSTQPGSPILQIKCDPVTQENRRVKRSGKVRKFLRKLKKLLPGSGSVIGSIRPIRIRTA, encoded by the exons ATGGCCGCTGCTTGGGCTCTCCTGCTGCTCCTGGCCTTGGCCGCCGCAACCCCCCAGACGCCGGTCCTGACCTACGAGCAGGCCATCGCCTCGGCCGTGACCCTCTACAACCAGCAGCGACCCTCCGAATTCGCCTTCCGCCTGGTGGAGGCTGAACCCAAGCCGGACTGG GACCCCAACAGCGCAACCCCCCAGGAGCTGAGGTTCTCTGTCAGAGAGACCGTGTGCCCCTCCTCAACAGGACAGAACCCGATCCAGTGCAATTTCAAAGCAGATGGG CTGGATAAAGATTGTACCGGAATCTACGTGGCACAACAACAACCCCAGATTCAAAGCGTCCAGTGTGAGGACTTTGACCAACAG GTGGTGAAAGAATGTTCTGGAATTTCTTCGACCCAGCCTGGATCTCCCATCCTCCAGATCAAGTGTGACCCGGTCACCCAAGAA aACCGCCGGGTCAAACGGAGCGGCAAAGTTCGCAAGTTCTTGAGGAAGTTGAAGAAATTACTCCCTGGAAGCGGGTCGGTCATTGGCAGCATTAGACCTATCAGAATCCGTACGGCATGA